The following proteins are co-located in the Deltaproteobacteria bacterium genome:
- the gyrA gene encoding DNA gyrase subunit A yields the protein MDLFQKPAYPRAIQDEMKQSYLDYAMSVIVGRALPDVRDGLKPVQRRILFAMHELGNEYGKPYKKSARIVGDVIGKYHPHGDNAVYDALVRMVQEFSLRYPLIDGQGNFGSVDGDSAAAMRYTEVRMAKVAGELLSDLDKETVETVPNYDGSLQEPRVLPSRIPNLLVNGSAGIAVGMATSIPPHNLREVVGALLALIGNPEVTVDQLMQHVPAPDFPTGGILYGLDGVRDAYRTGRGSVQIRARAFIEKAKKGDRESIVITEIPYQVNKSRLIERIAELVRDKEIEEISDIRDESDRDGMRVVVELKKDAVAEVVLNNLYKQTQMQTSFGVQLLAIVQNRPRTMNLKELLEEFLAFRKEVVTRRTLFLLRKAESREHILLGLKIALDHLDAVIKLIRASKDPKEAREGLVAKFALSEIQAQAILDMRLQRLTGLEREKILEELREVREEIARLRKILAEEAELLRVVAEEFRQVLEAYGDARRSEIQRETKDLRLEDLIVDEEMVVTVSHTGYIKRNPISLYRTQRRGGRGKVGMGTKEEDFVSMLFIASMHTYVLFFSDQGKVYWLKVHELPEAGRASKGRAIVNLLSLAPGETIASILPVREFAEGKFVMTVTERGVIKKTDLMEYSRPRAGGIIAMGLNEGDRLIATAITTGQEEVFLSTRQGMSIRFHEEDVRPMGRAAVGVRGIELEEGDVAVGMEILKDQGTLLSVTEHGYGKRTAVEEYRNQSRGGKGVITLKVTEKTGRVVGVSQVAETDEVMLVTDGGKIIRLAMGELRVIGRNTQGVRLIGLAESERVVSIARLAEKEE from the coding sequence ATGGATCTGTTCCAGAAACCGGCATATCCCCGCGCCATCCAGGACGAGATGAAACAGAGCTACCTCGATTACGCGATGAGCGTGATCGTGGGACGCGCGCTCCCCGACGTCCGCGACGGCCTCAAACCGGTCCAGCGCCGCATCCTCTTCGCCATGCACGAGCTGGGCAACGAGTACGGCAAGCCGTACAAGAAATCGGCCCGCATCGTCGGGGACGTCATCGGGAAATACCACCCGCACGGCGACAACGCGGTGTACGACGCCCTCGTCCGGATGGTGCAGGAGTTCTCCCTCCGGTACCCGCTGATCGACGGGCAGGGGAACTTCGGGTCGGTGGACGGCGACTCCGCCGCCGCGATGCGGTACACCGAGGTCCGGATGGCGAAGGTGGCCGGGGAGCTCCTCTCCGACCTCGACAAGGAAACGGTCGAGACCGTCCCCAACTACGACGGCTCCCTCCAGGAGCCGCGCGTCCTCCCGTCGCGGATTCCGAACCTGCTGGTCAACGGGAGCGCCGGGATCGCCGTCGGGATGGCCACCTCGATCCCGCCGCACAACCTGCGCGAGGTGGTGGGCGCGCTGCTGGCGCTGATCGGGAACCCGGAGGTCACCGTCGACCAGCTGATGCAGCACGTCCCGGCCCCCGACTTCCCCACCGGAGGGATCCTCTACGGGCTGGACGGGGTGCGGGACGCGTACCGGACCGGCCGCGGCAGCGTCCAGATCCGCGCCCGGGCGTTCATCGAGAAGGCGAAGAAGGGCGACCGCGAGTCGATCGTCATCACGGAGATCCCGTACCAGGTCAACAAGTCGCGCCTGATCGAGCGGATCGCGGAGCTGGTGCGCGACAAGGAGATCGAGGAGATCTCCGACATCCGGGACGAGTCGGACCGGGACGGGATGCGGGTCGTCGTCGAGCTGAAGAAGGACGCCGTGGCGGAAGTCGTCCTGAACAACCTCTACAAGCAGACGCAGATGCAGACCTCCTTCGGCGTGCAGCTGCTGGCGATCGTCCAGAACCGCCCGCGGACGATGAACCTCAAGGAGCTGCTCGAGGAGTTCCTGGCCTTCCGCAAGGAGGTCGTGACCCGCCGGACCCTGTTCCTGCTGCGCAAGGCGGAAAGCCGGGAGCACATTCTCCTCGGGTTGAAGATCGCCCTCGACCACCTCGACGCGGTGATCAAGCTGATCCGGGCTTCGAAGGACCCGAAGGAGGCCAGGGAAGGGCTGGTGGCGAAATTCGCGCTGTCGGAGATCCAGGCGCAGGCGATCCTCGACATGCGGCTGCAGCGGCTGACCGGGCTCGAACGCGAGAAGATCCTCGAGGAGCTGCGGGAGGTGCGGGAGGAGATCGCGCGGCTGCGGAAGATCCTCGCGGAGGAGGCGGAGCTGCTCCGCGTGGTCGCCGAGGAGTTCCGCCAGGTGCTGGAGGCGTACGGCGACGCCCGGCGGTCCGAGATCCAGCGGGAGACGAAGGATCTGCGCCTGGAGGACCTGATCGTGGACGAGGAGATGGTGGTCACCGTCTCCCACACCGGCTACATCAAGCGGAACCCGATCAGCCTCTACCGGACGCAGCGGCGCGGCGGGCGCGGGAAGGTCGGCATGGGGACCAAGGAGGAGGATTTCGTCTCCATGCTCTTCATCGCCTCGATGCACACCTACGTGCTGTTCTTCTCGGACCAGGGGAAGGTGTACTGGCTCAAGGTCCACGAGCTGCCGGAGGCGGGGCGCGCCTCGAAGGGCCGCGCCATCGTGAACCTGCTCTCCCTGGCCCCGGGCGAGACGATCGCCTCGATCCTCCCCGTCCGCGAGTTCGCGGAGGGGAAGTTCGTGATGACGGTGACGGAGCGCGGCGTCATCAAGAAGACCGACCTCATGGAGTATTCCCGGCCGCGGGCGGGCGGGATCATCGCGATGGGACTGAACGAGGGGGACCGGCTGATCGCCACCGCCATCACGACCGGGCAGGAGGAGGTGTTCCTCTCGACCCGGCAGGGAATGTCGATCCGGTTCCACGAGGAGGACGTGCGCCCGATGGGCCGCGCGGCGGTGGGGGTGCGGGGGATCGAGCTCGAGGAGGGGGACGTCGCCGTGGGGATGGAGATCCTGAAGGACCAGGGAACGCTCCTCTCCGTCACGGAGCACGGGTACGGCAAGCGGACGGCGGTGGAGGAGTACCGCAACCAGTCCAGGGGCGGCAAGGGCGTGATCACCCTGAAGGTGACGGAGAAGACCGGACGGGTGGTCGGCGTCAGCCAGGTCGCCGAGACGGACGAGGTGATGCTGGTCACCGACGGCGGGAAGATCATCCGGCTCGCGATGGGCGAACTGCGGGTGATCGGGAGGAACACCCAAGGCGTCCGGCTCATCGGCCTGGCCGAGAGCGAACGGGTCGTCTCCATCGCCCGCCTGGCGGAGAAGGAAGAGTGA
- a CDS encoding tetratricopeptide repeat protein, whose translation MAGKWDPRRGSVLFSCGLLLLAAACADPALERFERAEKAFLARNMESALSDFRAIAREHPQSRYAPPALLRQGDLYGAYYRNLPAALEAYESLVFNYPRAPEVPKALLRTAEIHLLQYLDPVSAAGDLERLRKEFPRFDGTDEALFLLAQAYSSAGDGERQTAVLSELIERFPKSNRATEGRWMLAYALLGQRRYADAEREFRKLLYLSTDRSSTVQARWGVAQSLEGRGNLAGAIAQYEALRGDWDDPRYVAEKIDRLKGRASGPEEGKR comes from the coding sequence ATGGCCGGAAAATGGGACCCGCGGCGGGGTAGCGTCCTTTTTTCCTGCGGGCTGCTCCTGCTTGCGGCGGCGTGCGCCGACCCGGCGCTGGAGCGGTTCGAGCGCGCGGAGAAGGCGTTCCTCGCGCGGAACATGGAGTCGGCGCTTTCGGATTTCCGCGCGATCGCGCGGGAGCACCCCCAGTCGCGCTACGCCCCCCCCGCCCTGCTCCGCCAGGGGGACCTCTACGGCGCCTACTACCGGAACCTCCCGGCGGCGCTGGAGGCGTACGAATCCCTCGTGTTCAACTACCCGCGGGCGCCGGAGGTTCCGAAGGCGCTGCTGCGGACGGCCGAGATCCACCTGCTGCAGTATCTCGACCCCGTTTCGGCGGCGGGCGACCTCGAGCGGCTTCGGAAGGAGTTCCCCCGGTTCGACGGGACCGACGAGGCGCTCTTCCTCCTGGCCCAGGCGTACAGCTCGGCGGGGGACGGCGAGCGGCAGACCGCGGTCCTCTCCGAGCTGATCGAGCGGTTCCCGAAGTCGAACCGCGCCACGGAGGGGCGGTGGATGCTCGCCTACGCCCTCCTGGGGCAGCGCCGGTACGCCGACGCGGAGAGGGAGTTCCGGAAGCTCCTCTACCTTTCGACGGACCGCTCCTCCACCGTCCAGGCGCGGTGGGGCGTGGCGCAGTCGCTGGAGGGGAGGGGGAACCTCGCGGGGGCGATCGCGCAGTACGAGGCGCTGCGGGGGGACTGGGACGACCCGCGGTACGTGGCGGAGAAGATCGACCGGCTGAAAGGCCGCGCGTCGGGGCCGGAGGAGGGGAAACGGTGA
- a CDS encoding NAD(P)-dependent glycerol-3-phosphate dehydrogenase, with translation MSGEGKESVAVVGAGSWGTAFAAMLAERNGDVALWAHETGVCDGIRKSRENREFLPGVVVPAAVRPTNDLAAAVSGRSVVAFAVPSHHLRDIAGRAAPHLRPDACLVSLAKGVENGTLRRMTELLSEASPRHASRVAALSGPTFAREVAEGKPTGATVASKEMAVSRRLQHALGGSRFRLYADEDVVGIEIGGALKNVMAIAAGVCDGLGFGHNARALLISRGLAEISRLGVRLGAHPQTFAGLSGMGDLVLTCTGDLSRNRTVGVRVGRGEAVGEILAGMTMVAEGVRTARAAVELAGRTGVPMPISSQVHAILHEGKDARRAVTELFARALKGEKE, from the coding sequence GTGAGCGGGGAAGGAAAGGAATCGGTCGCGGTCGTCGGCGCGGGGTCCTGGGGCACCGCCTTCGCCGCGATGCTCGCGGAGCGGAACGGAGACGTCGCCCTCTGGGCGCACGAAACCGGGGTGTGCGACGGCATCCGGAAGTCGCGCGAGAACCGGGAGTTCCTCCCGGGGGTCGTCGTTCCGGCGGCGGTGCGTCCGACGAATGACCTCGCCGCGGCGGTGTCCGGCCGGTCGGTCGTCGCCTTCGCGGTCCCCTCCCACCACCTGCGGGATATCGCCGGCCGCGCCGCGCCGCACCTTCGGCCCGACGCCTGCCTCGTGTCGCTGGCCAAGGGGGTCGAGAACGGGACGCTCCGGCGGATGACGGAACTCCTCTCCGAGGCGTCGCCGCGCCACGCCTCCCGCGTCGCCGCGCTGTCGGGCCCGACCTTCGCGCGGGAGGTGGCCGAGGGGAAACCGACCGGGGCGACGGTGGCGTCGAAGGAGATGGCGGTCTCGCGGCGGCTCCAGCACGCGCTGGGGGGATCCCGCTTCCGGCTCTACGCGGACGAGGACGTGGTCGGGATCGAGATCGGCGGGGCGCTGAAGAACGTGATGGCGATCGCCGCCGGGGTGTGCGACGGTCTCGGATTCGGCCACAACGCCCGCGCCCTGCTCATCTCCCGGGGGCTCGCGGAGATCTCGCGCCTGGGGGTGCGCCTCGGGGCGCACCCCCAGACGTTCGCGGGGCTGTCCGGGATGGGGGACCTCGTGCTCACCTGCACCGGGGACCTCTCCCGCAACCGGACCGTGGGCGTCCGGGTGGGGCGGGGGGAGGCCGTGGGGGAGATCCTCGCCGGGATGACGATGGTGGCGGAAGGGGTGCGGACCGCGCGGGCGGCGGTCGAGCTGGCCGGGCGCACGGGCGTTCCGATGCCGATCTCCTCCCAGGTGCACGCGATCCTCCACGAGGGGAAGGACGCCCGCCGGGCGGTGACCGAGCTGTTCGCCCGGGCGCTCAAGGGGGAGAAGGAGTAG
- the nadA gene encoding quinolinate synthase NadA: MDKAHAAVAAEIRGLLSERNAILLAHNYQRDEVQEIADITGDSLGLSQEAARTSADVIVFCGVHFMAESAAILSPGKTVLLPREDAGCPMADMITGADLAAWREIHPDAVVVTYVNSSADVKALSDVCCTSGNAVNVVRSIPAGREIFMVPDRNLAHYVRKVSGRAMTWWDGYCPTHERLTVAAAAKAREAHPEALLVVHPECPPEVVEMADAVLSTSGMYGFCRRSPAAEFIVGTEMGILYRLRKENPGKRFHIASRALICPNMKLTTLEDVRDSLVSMSPVVTVPEDIRVRAKRALDAMLAVPRDAV, encoded by the coding sequence ATGGACAAGGCGCACGCCGCCGTCGCGGCGGAGATCCGGGGGCTCCTTTCGGAGAGGAACGCGATCCTGCTGGCCCACAACTACCAGCGGGACGAGGTGCAGGAGATCGCGGACATCACCGGGGATTCGCTGGGGCTGTCGCAGGAGGCGGCTCGGACTTCGGCGGACGTGATCGTCTTCTGCGGCGTCCACTTCATGGCCGAGAGCGCGGCGATCCTGTCGCCGGGGAAGACCGTGCTCCTGCCGCGCGAGGACGCCGGGTGCCCGATGGCGGACATGATCACGGGGGCGGATCTGGCCGCCTGGCGGGAAATCCACCCGGACGCCGTCGTGGTGACCTACGTCAACTCGTCGGCCGACGTCAAGGCGCTCTCCGACGTCTGCTGCACGTCCGGAAACGCGGTGAACGTCGTCCGGTCGATCCCCGCCGGACGGGAGATCTTCATGGTTCCCGACCGGAATCTGGCGCACTACGTCCGGAAGGTGTCGGGGCGCGCGATGACGTGGTGGGACGGATACTGCCCCACCCACGAGCGGCTGACCGTCGCCGCCGCCGCGAAGGCCCGGGAGGCGCACCCGGAGGCGCTCCTGGTGGTGCACCCCGAGTGCCCGCCGGAGGTGGTGGAGATGGCGGACGCGGTGCTGTCGACCTCCGGGATGTACGGCTTCTGCCGCCGGTCCCCCGCCGCGGAGTTCATCGTGGGTACCGAGATGGGGATCCTGTACCGCCTTCGGAAGGAGAATCCCGGGAAGCGGTTCCACATCGCCTCGCGGGCCTTGATCTGCCCGAACATGAAGCTCACGACGCTCGAGGACGTCCGGGATTCCCTCGTCTCGATGTCGCCGGTCGTCACGGTGCCCGAGGATATCCGCGTCCGGGCCAAGCGGGCGCTGGACGCGATGCTCGCCGTTCCCCGCGACGCGGTGTGA